The following DNA comes from Chthoniobacterales bacterium.
CTCTCGGCCTGCGCTACGGGACTTTCCTGGCTCTGCTACTTTCGCGCCCTGCAACTTGGCGAAGTCTCCCAAGTCGCCCCCATCGATAAACTGGGCGTCGTCATCGCCATCGGCATCTCACTCGTCTTCCTCGGCGAAAAACTCAGCCTCCGCGAAGGTTGCGGAGCCGGTTTCATCGTTTTCGGCGCACTCCTACTCGCCTGGAAATAGGTTGGCGTGCCTGCGCCATGTTGCCGTAGTTTCTGCCCATGTTTTCCAAGCCCGCCTCTGAAGAGCAAGTTCGCGAACAGCTCAAGTCCATCAAATACCCCGGTTTTTCCCGCGACATCGTCTCTTTTGGCATCGTCCGCGAAGTCACTCTCGATGGGAAGGACGTCACTATTAAGATGGCACTCGCCACCAACGACCCGGCCATTCCGCAGAAAATAAAAGACGACACCGAGACGGCGATCCGGGCGCTTTCTGGAGTGAGCAAAGTCAAAGTCGTCATCGACATTTCCGCTCCGCCGACTGCCAGCGCCACGGGCACGACCGCCATTTCGGGCATCAAACACGTCATCGCCATCGCCAGCGGCAAGGGCGGCGTGGGCAAATCCACCGTGGCCTCGAATCTGGCCGCGGCGCTCGCTTTGCAAGGAGCCAGCGTGGGCCTTTGCGACTGCGATATGTATGGGCCGAGCATGGCGATCATGTTTGGCGCACGCGAACGACCCGCTGCGACGGACGAAAATCAAATCATTCCGCTGGAGCGTTACGGCATCAAACTGATGTCGATGGGTTTCCTCCTCGACGACGATTCACCGGCGATTCTGCGCGGGCCGATGGTGACGCGTTACACCCAGCAATTTCTGCGTCAGGTGGAATGGGGCGAGCTGGATTTCCTGATTCTCGATCTGCCGCCGGGCACGGGCGACATCCAACTCACCATCGTGCAAACTGTGGCGCTGGCCGGCGCGGTGATCGTCACCACGCCGCAGGAAGTCGCGCTGATCGATGCGCGGAAGGCGGCGACGATGTTCCAAAAAGTGAACGTCCCGATCCTCGGTCTTGTGGAAAACATGAGTTATTTCCAGTCGCCCAGCGACGGCAAGCGCTACGATATCTTTGGCACTGGCGGCGGGCGGCGCGAGGCGGCGCGGCTCGGCGTGCCGTTTCTCGCGGAGATTCCCATCGATATTTCCACGCGCGAGGCGGGCGACCGCGGGCAGCCGATCGTGTTGAGCGAACCGCAAAATCCGGCGTCGCTGGCCTTCAGCGATGTCGCCGGGCAGTTGCACCGGTTGTTCTGAGAGGTTGCCGCGCCTGCATTTCCTGAATAAGGTGCCTGCATGAGCACCCAATACACGCTGCGAACCGTTCCCGACGCGATTGACCAAGCCCTTCGCCAACGCGCCAGCAAGGAAGCCCGCAGCCTCAATGCCGTAGCCGTGGAGGCTTTGAGACGAGGGCTGGAATTGGATGAAACTGAATACACCGATCTCGACGCCTTGGTAGGCAGTTGGCAGGAAGATCCTGCCTTCGATGAGGCCGTGGCCGACTTTGAGCGCGTGGACGAGGAAGCCTGGCAATGAATCTCGCGCTGGACACCAACGCCTACAGCGACTTTATGCGGGGCGTGGCGGAACGCGTCTCCCAAGTGCGCCAAGCGCGGAGACTTTCCCTGCCTTTGATCGTGCTGGGCGAATTGCGAGCGGGTTTTGCAGCGGGCAATCAAGAATCAACCAACTCGGCCAATCTCCAACGCTTTCTCAATAGTCCCCGCGTCTCGATTCTGCTGCCCGACGAAAACACCACGCATCATTACGCCCAGCTCTATCTGCAGCTCCGCAAAAAATCCGTCTCCATTCCCACGAACGATCTGTGGATCGCGGCCCTCGTCCTCCAGCACAATCTCGTTCTCTGCACCTCCGACGCCCACTTTGCCCATCTGCCGCAGGTGCCGTGCTGCTAGCCTGGCCGGTCCTGCGTTCGGCGGCTGGGCGGTGCATTTTTTAACCCCGGCGGATTTGTCTTCGTGTATATTGCCCGTCCGCGTTGTCATTTTTGGCGAGCGGAGTTCCATTCCTATCACCCTGTGGCCACCTCCATTTCCGACCTCCGACTCACCACCCGTCAGCAGCACAACCTCGTTCAGCTTCGCAATAAAATCCCCAAACTGCGTCAGCAACGCGGGCGGGAATTGTATCAGAGCGGGGCGAATCTTTCCCTCAAACGCAGCGATAATCACCTGCCCGGCTCGATGGGTTACGTGGCCATCGTGCGCGACATGGTGCGGCGCGAGGTCTTCATCGAGTTTCTGGGAAATGAGGTCAACGCGGACTGCGATTGCGAGGACGGCACGCTTTGCAAACACTGTTACTGCGCCATTCAATCGCTCCTCGCCAAGGCCAGCATCGAGGATCGCGCGGCGGATCGTCCGGCGAAGGAATTGATTGCGGCGCTGGAATCCGTCCACGCGCGGAGGCTGACGGCGGTCGAGTTGGATTACATTGAGCGGATCGAGACGGCTTACGCCAATGCGAGCAACAAAACGGAGCTGACGGTTTACGATCTGCGCGGACTCCTGCCCGGCGCTTTTGGCGGCGGCGCGACTCGCGTCGAACTCTGGCCCGAGCCGCCGGCGTCGCTGGTCGAGTTCTGGCATTATGTGGCTTACGCGATCACGTCTAAAAAGGGATCGTATCCGCCGTTTCTCGATCTGGTGACCGATCCGGGCTTGATCGCCGACAAGGTTCGCGGCTGGTTGCGGCAAAAAGAAATCACGTCCTGGACCGAGACTTTTTCCCGCATGGCGGCGGACGACACGGCGCAACGGGTCCGCACACTCGACCTGCGGATTCATATCGAAGTCGATTCGTTTTCGCTCGAGTCGCGGCTCGATGGTTTGTCGGAATTCATCCCGGTGAAAACGAAGGCGATCCGGCAGTTGCAGGCTGATCTGGACGAGGGAATTCTCCATCTCACGCCCGAGGCGACCGTGCTCTGGCCGCGATTCGCTCCGTTGCTGGCGAACGACGCTTTTACCTGGCGCGAGCCCGGCCCGGTCGCGGCGCTGGAGGACATGCTGCGGATGCCGTTCATTCGACCGCAACTCGTGGCCCTCGACGGCGCGCCAATGGAGTTTCCGGCGGAGCCATTGCGTTGGTCGATCCAGGAAAACGAGGACGACTACGATCTCCGTCTGGTGACGCATGAAGGTCAGCCGCCTCTGCGGATTCTGGCGCGATTCCCCGGGCGTCCGGCGTTGTATCTGACCGCGCGCCAGGTTTACGAGGGCCCGCTCATCAGCCCCGATTTCACCTCGGCGGATTCGTTGCGCGTGCCCGGCGAGGCGCTGGAAACCGTCTCAGGCATCCAGACTTTGCTCAAACTCGACGCGCCGCTCCCGACGAAAATCAGCCACCGTGTTCGGCGCATTCCCCTTCATCTCCGGCTCATCGCGGAACTCCACAAGGACCGCAGCAGCAAGAAGGAAAACGACCCGGAATACCTCCATCTCGCAGTGCATTCGGCGGATCAGGCCGGACGCGAGTTTAGCGAATACCTCGGCGGCGGCTGGTCCAATTTCATTGGAAAAAACAGACCGGAGTTGCAGTCGAATGACGAGTTTCTGGAAGTTCTCGACCCGCGCACCCTGCCGAATCCGGCTCCGATTCTGGACGCGCTGCCAGTTTCCTACGACGAGGACGCCGAGGTCTGGTGCTGCCGGATTACGCGCAAATTTCCCGAGCAATTTTCCAATTGGCTGCAAAATCTCCCGCCGACGATCGCACTGGATCTGGATGTGACTCTGGCCAGTTTCCGCGAACGTCCGCTAACGGCGAAGTTCGACTTGGAGATTCTGGAAGCGGGCGTGGACTGGTTTGACTTGCGTTCGACTCTCAAAATCGAGGACACCGATCTCACTCGCGACGAAATCACGCTGCTCCTGAAAGCCGGGGGCGAATACGTCCGCCTCGGCACCAAAGGCTGGCGCAAACTGGCCTTTGAGCTTTCGCCGGAAGATGATGCGGCACTGGCTCAAATCGGCCTTAGCGCGGCCGATCTCAACGGCGAACCGCAGCGGATGCACGTGCTCCAACTCGCTGGCGGCAGCAAATCACGCAGCCTGCTGCCCGACGATACTCTGGCTCGGCTTGCCGAGCGCGCGGCGGAGCTGAAAACGGCCGTGAATCCGCCGGTTCCAGCGACGATCAAAGCGACGCTGCGCCCGTATCAGTTGGAGGGTTATCACTTCCTTTCCTATCTCGCGGCCAACACCTTCGGCGGCATCCTGGCCGACGACATGGGCCTCGGAAAAACGCTCCAGACCCTTGTCTGGCTCGCCTCTTTGCGCGAAGACGAGATGCTCGCCACCCGCGCCAGCCTGGTCGTTTGCCCGAAGTCGGTCACCGACAACTGGTTGAGCGAGGCTGAACATTTTTATCCGTCGCTCAAAGTCGGCGTCTGGCGCGAGAAGGATGCAACTCGACTCAGCGCCTTTCTCAAAAATCACGACCTCGTCGTCCTCAATTACTCGCAACTCCGCAGCCACGAAGTCGCCCTCGCAAAAGTCGAATGGCTCACCGTTATTCTCGACGAAGGGCAGTTTATCAAAAATCCCACGTCGCAAACCGCCCAGGCGGCGCGCAACCTCGTCGCCGATCATCGCCTCATTCTCACCGGCACGCCGATTGAGAACAAACTCCTCGATCTCTGGAGTCTAATGTCGTTTGCCATGCCCGGCATCCTCGGCACGCAGGGACGATTTCAGGTTCTCTTTAATGAGAAAAAAGACGCGCTTGCCACGCGGCGACTCGCGGCACGGGTGCGTCCATTCCTCTTGCGGCGCTCCAAAAAAGAAGTTGCCACCGATCTGCCCGACCGCATCGAGGAGGATCTGCATTGCGAAATGGAAGGCGACCAGTTGCATCGTTATCGGGCCGAACTCAAGATCGCCCGGCAGCGCCTGCTCAAGATCAACACCAGCAAGCAGCTCGACAAAGAGCGCTTCAACATCCTCACCTCGCTTCTCCGCCTCCGGCAGATTTGCGCCCACCCCGGACTGGCCGATCCCGAGCTTTCCAACGCCGAAAGCGCGAAACAGGAGGCGCTCTTCGACTTGCTCGAACCGCTCATTGAGGAAGGACATAAGGTTCTCGTTTTCAGTCAGTTCGTTTCGATGTTGGAACGCCTCCAAACCGAGATCACGCGTCGCGAATGGAAGAGCTACTACCTCGCTGGCGACACCGAGGACCGCGGCACTCTCGTGAAAAACTTCCAGGCCGACCCCGGCAGCGCGGTCTTCCTGATTTCGCTAAGAGCGGGCGGCTTTGGCTTGAATCTAACGTCGGCGAGTTACGTTGTTCTCTACGACCCGTGGTGGAATCCAGCGGTGGAAAACCAAGCCATCGACCGCACCCATCGCATCGGCCAGAAAAATACGGTGAACGCCTACCGCCTGATCACCAAGGACAGCATCGAGGAAAAAATTAGAGCGCTTCAAAAGAGCAAAGGCGCGCTGGCGCAGGATATTCTCGGAGAAGAAAACTTCGTCAAGAGCCTCACGCTGGACGACTTCCAATATCTCTTCGCCGATAGCACGGAAAGTTAGAGGCATCGTTGCGAAGTTGTTCGCAAAATAGCTCGATATAAATTCGGGCGAGGCTCGGAACCTGCTAGGTAATGTTAGGACTCGATTTAACATTATGACTTATTCCCCCCGCCGTTACTCACTCGTTCTCGCCGCAGCCGTCATGGCCGCCATCCATCCCGGAGCACAAGCCGTTGCTCCCGATCTCGGCGCGGCCAGCAGTTTTGCCGTTCTGGGCGGCTCCACGGTTACCAACACGGGTGTGACTAACATCACTGGCGATCTCGGCGTCAGTCCCGGCTCGGCAGTCACAGGATTCCCTCCCGGCGTCGTCACCGGCACCATCTATGCCAACGTGGCACCGGCCATTCAGGCCCATGCCGATACCATCACCGCCTACAACACTCTCACTGGCGAAACTGCCAACACCATCCTCACGGGTCAGGACTTGGGCGGTTTGACCCTCACTCCCGGCACCTATTTCTTTGCCACCTCGGCTCAACTCACCGGCACCCTCACCCTCGATCCGCAGGGCGATCCGAACGCGAAATTTCACTTTCAAATCGGCAGCACGCTGACCACGGCCAGCGCCTCCTCGGTTATCGTCTCTGGTGGCGGCTCCCTGGCCGACATTTTCTGGCAGGTCGGCAGTTCCGCAATCCTTGGCTCAAGCACCGCTTTTGAAGGAAATATTCTGGCTCAGACTAGCATTACACTCAACACCGGGGCTGGCATCGTTGCGGGACGCGCCCTCGCCATCGACGGCGCTGTCACTCTCGATACTAACAACATTTCCTTCCTCGTCCCGCCGAACTTCGGCACCTTCTGGAAAGGAGCCAACGGCAATCTCTGGTCGCAGAACAACTGGTCGAGCGATGCCACTGGTGTGGATGATCTCCATCTCCCGATCACTGGAGCCAACGTCGTTTTCTCCGTCACCGGCGTGACTCCTGTTAACCAAAACACAGTGCTCGATTTCGACGCTAACATCGACAGTCTTACGATTAACGATCCTGCCGCAGTCACCATTTCCGGTTCCAATACTCTTACCATCGCCGGCACCGGCGCGGTCACTGGAATCACCGTCAACTCGGGCGCAGGTCTGGCCACCATCGCGACTAACATCGTTCTCGCCGGAGCCTCCGATAACATCGCGGTGAACAACGCCGCCGGTCTGCTCATCAGCGGCAATATAGGCGGCGCGATTGGACTCACCAAATCCGGCACCGGAAAGCTCACTGTCACCGGTGCTAATAGCTACACAGGGGCTACAGTCATCTCCGGCGGCACTCTCCAGGTCGGCGATGGCACCATCGTTCGCGCGGCCCTGCCAGCAGCTTCCGCCGTCACCGTGGCTGCGCCCGGCACGCTGGCCATCAATCTAACCGACGGCAAAATTTTTTCTAACACCGTCGCCA
Coding sequences within:
- a CDS encoding EamA family transporter, which produces MNWFTWALLSALFAGLTAVLAKVGVADIDSNLATAIRTTIILVITWTIAAFTLKSGDLSAIQRRTWVFLFLSACATGLSWLCYFRALQLGEVSQVAPIDKLGVVIAIGISLVFLGEKLSLREGCGAGFIVFGALLLAWK
- a CDS encoding Mrp/NBP35 family ATP-binding protein, with the translated sequence MFSKPASEEQVREQLKSIKYPGFSRDIVSFGIVREVTLDGKDVTIKMALATNDPAIPQKIKDDTETAIRALSGVSKVKVVIDISAPPTASATGTTAISGIKHVIAIASGKGGVGKSTVASNLAAALALQGASVGLCDCDMYGPSMAIMFGARERPAATDENQIIPLERYGIKLMSMGFLLDDDSPAILRGPMVTRYTQQFLRQVEWGELDFLILDLPPGTGDIQLTIVQTVALAGAVIVTTPQEVALIDARKAATMFQKVNVPILGLVENMSYFQSPSDGKRYDIFGTGGGRREAARLGVPFLAEIPIDISTREAGDRGQPIVLSEPQNPASLAFSDVAGQLHRLF
- a CDS encoding DEAD/DEAH box helicase; the protein is MATSISDLRLTTRQQHNLVQLRNKIPKLRQQRGRELYQSGANLSLKRSDNHLPGSMGYVAIVRDMVRREVFIEFLGNEVNADCDCEDGTLCKHCYCAIQSLLAKASIEDRAADRPAKELIAALESVHARRLTAVELDYIERIETAYANASNKTELTVYDLRGLLPGAFGGGATRVELWPEPPASLVEFWHYVAYAITSKKGSYPPFLDLVTDPGLIADKVRGWLRQKEITSWTETFSRMAADDTAQRVRTLDLRIHIEVDSFSLESRLDGLSEFIPVKTKAIRQLQADLDEGILHLTPEATVLWPRFAPLLANDAFTWREPGPVAALEDMLRMPFIRPQLVALDGAPMEFPAEPLRWSIQENEDDYDLRLVTHEGQPPLRILARFPGRPALYLTARQVYEGPLISPDFTSADSLRVPGEALETVSGIQTLLKLDAPLPTKISHRVRRIPLHLRLIAELHKDRSSKKENDPEYLHLAVHSADQAGREFSEYLGGGWSNFIGKNRPELQSNDEFLEVLDPRTLPNPAPILDALPVSYDEDAEVWCCRITRKFPEQFSNWLQNLPPTIALDLDVTLASFRERPLTAKFDLEILEAGVDWFDLRSTLKIEDTDLTRDEITLLLKAGGEYVRLGTKGWRKLAFELSPEDDAALAQIGLSAADLNGEPQRMHVLQLAGGSKSRSLLPDDTLARLAERAAELKTAVNPPVPATIKATLRPYQLEGYHFLSYLAANTFGGILADDMGLGKTLQTLVWLASLREDEMLATRASLVVCPKSVTDNWLSEAEHFYPSLKVGVWREKDATRLSAFLKNHDLVVLNYSQLRSHEVALAKVEWLTVILDEGQFIKNPTSQTAQAARNLVADHRLILTGTPIENKLLDLWSLMSFAMPGILGTQGRFQVLFNEKKDALATRRLAARVRPFLLRRSKKEVATDLPDRIEEDLHCEMEGDQLHRYRAELKIARQRLLKINTSKQLDKERFNILTSLLRLRQICAHPGLADPELSNAESAKQEALFDLLEPLIEEGHKVLVFSQFVSMLERLQTEITRREWKSYYLAGDTEDRGTLVKNFQADPGSAVFLISLRAGGFGLNLTSASYVVLYDPWWNPAVENQAIDRTHRIGQKNTVNAYRLITKDSIEEKIRALQKSKGALAQDILGEENFVKSLTLDDFQYLFADSTES
- a CDS encoding type II toxin-antitoxin system VapC family toxin, which codes for MNLALDTNAYSDFMRGVAERVSQVRQARRLSLPLIVLGELRAGFAAGNQESTNSANLQRFLNSPRVSILLPDENTTHHYAQLYLQLRKKSVSIPTNDLWIAALVLQHNLVLCTSDAHFAHLPQVPCC